A part of Corynebacterium mustelae genomic DNA contains:
- the rpsJ gene encoding 30S ribosomal protein S10, with amino-acid sequence MAGEKIRIRLKAYDHQAIDVAARKIVETVTRAGARVVGPVPLPTEKNVYAVIRSPHKYKDSREHFEMRTHKRLIDILDPTPKTVEALMRIDLPASVDVDIK; translated from the coding sequence GTGGCGGGAGAAAAGATCCGCATTCGCCTGAAGGCTTACGACCACCAGGCAATCGACGTCGCTGCACGTAAGATTGTTGAAACCGTGACCCGTGCCGGGGCGCGCGTTGTGGGCCCAGTGCCATTGCCAACCGAAAAGAACGTATACGCCGTTATTCGTTCTCCACATAAGTACAAGGATTCTCGCGAGCACTTCGAGATGCGCACTCATAAGCGCCTGATCGACATCCTCGACCCGACGCCGAAGACGGTTGAAGCGCTTATGCGTATTGACCTTCCGGCCAGCGTCGATGTGGACATTAAGTAA
- the rplC gene encoding 50S ribosomal protein L3, protein MSETEIKGILGTKLGMTQIFDEENRVIPVTVVEAGPCVVTQIRTVETDGYNAIQIAYGDIDPRKVNKPRTGHFNKAGVTPRRHVAEIRMDDVSGYEVGQDVTVDIFEGITFVDVTGTSKGKGFAGGMKRHGFAGQGASHGNQAAHRRVGGIGACATPGRIFKGKRMAGRMGSDRVTTQNLKIQKIDADANLILIKGAIPGNRGGIVTVKTAVKGGAHA, encoded by the coding sequence ATGAGTGAAACTGAGATCAAGGGCATTCTGGGCACCAAGCTCGGCATGACTCAGATCTTCGATGAGGAAAACCGGGTTATCCCAGTTACCGTCGTCGAGGCTGGTCCATGCGTAGTTACCCAGATTCGCACTGTAGAAACCGATGGCTACAACGCCATCCAGATCGCCTACGGCGACATTGACCCTCGCAAGGTAAACAAGCCACGCACTGGTCACTTCAATAAAGCAGGCGTTACCCCTCGCCGCCATGTAGCTGAAATCCGTATGGATGACGTTTCTGGCTACGAGGTCGGCCAGGACGTCACCGTTGACATCTTCGAAGGTATTACCTTCGTCGACGTTACCGGTACTTCCAAGGGTAAGGGCTTCGCTGGTGGCATGAAGCGCCACGGCTTCGCCGGTCAGGGTGCATCCCACGGTAACCAGGCAGCACACCGCCGCGTTGGTGGTATCGGTGCTTGCGCTACCCCAGGTCGCATCTTCAAGGGCAAGCGCATGGCTGGCCGCATGGGTTCCGATCGCGTCACCACCCAGAATCTTAAGATTCAAAAGATTGACGCCGATGCCAACCTCATCCTGATCAAGGGTGCAATCCCGGGTAACCGTGGCGGCATCGTTACTGTTAAGACCGCAGTGAAGGGCGGTGCACACGCATGA
- the rplD gene encoding 50S ribosomal protein L4, with product MTNLKLDVQTAEGKTNGTVELPAEIFDREVSIPLMHQVVNAQLAAKRQGTHSTKTRGEVRGGGRKPFRQKGTGRARQGSIRAPHFAGGGIAHGPKPRDYSQRTPKKMIKAALYGALSDRARNARIHVVEELVPGQTPSTKSARAFIERLTDRRNVLFVVGREDINSQQSARNLPNVHILFQDQLNTYDVLKSDDVVFSVEALTAFIARATGADKEEN from the coding sequence ATGACCAATCTGAAATTGGACGTCCAGACCGCTGAGGGTAAAACCAACGGCACCGTTGAGCTGCCAGCTGAGATCTTCGACCGTGAAGTATCCATTCCGTTGATGCACCAGGTTGTCAACGCTCAGCTCGCCGCTAAGCGTCAGGGCACCCACTCCACCAAGACTCGTGGTGAAGTTCGAGGCGGTGGCCGCAAGCCATTCCGTCAGAAGGGCACCGGTCGCGCTCGTCAGGGCTCGATCCGCGCTCCTCACTTCGCTGGTGGTGGTATCGCGCACGGCCCTAAGCCACGCGATTACAGCCAGCGCACCCCGAAGAAGATGATCAAGGCCGCTCTGTACGGCGCACTGTCGGACCGTGCTCGTAACGCACGCATCCACGTCGTCGAAGAATTGGTTCCTGGTCAGACTCCTTCCACTAAGTCCGCACGTGCGTTCATTGAACGCTTGACCGATCGTCGTAACGTTCTGTTTGTCGTTGGTCGTGAGGATATCAATTCACAGCAGAGTGCTCGTAACCTACCTAACGTTCACATCCTGTTCCAGGATCAGCTGAACACCTACGACGTTCTCAAGTCCGATGACGTTGTGTTCTCGGTCGAGGCTCTCACCGCCTTTATCGCCCGCGCTACCGGTGCGGATAAGGAGGAGAACTAA
- the rplW gene encoding 50S ribosomal protein L23, giving the protein MAKIADPRDIILAPVVSEKSYGLMEEGTYVFFVAKTANKTEIKIAVEQIFGVKVASVNTLNREGKRKRTRSGFGTRKATKRAYVTLREGSDAIDIFGASA; this is encoded by the coding sequence ATGGCTAAGATTGCAGACCCACGCGACATCATTCTCGCCCCGGTTGTCTCTGAAAAGTCTTACGGTCTGATGGAGGAAGGCACCTACGTGTTCTTCGTCGCAAAGACCGCTAACAAGACCGAAATCAAGATTGCCGTCGAGCAGATCTTCGGCGTAAAGGTCGCCTCCGTGAACACCCTTAACCGTGAGGGCAAGCGCAAGCGCACTCGCTCCGGTTTCGGTACCCGCAAGGCAACCAAGCGCGCCTACGTGACGCTTCGTGAGGGCAGCGACGCAATCGACATCTTTGGCGCTAGCGCTTAA
- the rplB gene encoding 50S ribosomal protein L2, translating to MAIRKYKPTTPGRRQSSVSMFEEITRSTPEKSLVRPLPKKGGRNVHGHITVRHKGGGHKRQYRLIDFRRNDKDGIPAKVAHIEYDPNRTANIALLHYVDGEKRYIVAPKGLKQGQMVESGATADIKVGNNLPLRNIPAGTVIHCVELKPGAGAKLARSAGSSIQLLGKAGKYAVLRMPSSEIRRVDIRCRATVGEVGNADQINIRWGKAGRMRWKGVRPTVRGVVMNPVDHPHGGGEGKTSGGRHPVSPWGKKEGRTRNPNRYSNNMIVQRRRTNKSKKR from the coding sequence ATGGCTATTCGTAAGTACAAGCCGACAACCCCGGGTCGCCGCCAGAGCTCCGTATCGATGTTCGAGGAGATCACTCGCTCGACCCCGGAGAAGTCCCTGGTTCGCCCACTTCCAAAGAAAGGTGGCCGTAACGTTCACGGCCACATCACCGTTCGCCACAAGGGTGGTGGACACAAGCGCCAGTACCGTCTGATCGACTTCCGTCGCAACGATAAAGATGGCATTCCGGCAAAGGTTGCTCACATCGAGTACGACCCAAACCGTACCGCCAACATCGCGTTGCTGCACTATGTTGACGGCGAAAAGCGCTACATCGTTGCACCTAAGGGCCTCAAGCAGGGCCAGATGGTAGAGTCCGGCGCAACCGCCGACATCAAGGTTGGCAACAACCTGCCACTGCGGAATATCCCAGCTGGTACCGTCATCCACTGCGTTGAGCTCAAGCCGGGCGCAGGCGCTAAGCTCGCTCGTTCCGCAGGTAGCTCCATTCAGCTGCTCGGTAAGGCAGGCAAATACGCTGTTTTGCGTATGCCATCGTCTGAAATCCGCCGCGTGGACATCCGCTGCCGCGCCACCGTTGGTGAGGTCGGTAACGCTGACCAGATCAACATCCGGTGGGGTAAAGCTGGCCGTATGCGCTGGAAGGGCGTTCGCCCAACCGTGCGTGGTGTGGTCATGAACCCAGTGGATCACCCACATGGTGGTGGTGAAGGTAAGACCTCGGGTGGTCGTCACCCAGTAAGCCCATGGGGCAAGAAGGAAGGTCGTACCCGTAACCCGAACCGGTACAGCAACAACATGATCGTGCAGCGTCGCCGCACGAACAAGAGCAAGAAGCGCTAA
- the rpsS gene encoding 30S ribosomal protein S19 gives MPRSLKKGPFVDEHLLAKVDAQNEKGTKQVIKTWSRRSTILPDFIGHTFAVHDGRKHVPVFVDDSMVGHKLGEFAPTKTFKGHIQEKKKGRR, from the coding sequence ATGCCACGCAGCCTTAAGAAGGGCCCGTTCGTTGATGAGCACCTCCTCGCGAAGGTCGACGCTCAGAACGAAAAGGGCACCAAGCAGGTTATTAAGACCTGGTCCCGTCGTTCCACCATTCTCCCCGATTTCATTGGTCACACCTTCGCCGTCCACGACGGTCGCAAGCATGTGCCAGTGTTCGTGGACGACTCCATGGTCGGCCACAAGCTCGGTGAGTTTGCACCAACCAAGACCTTCAAGGGTCACATTCAAGAAAAGAAGAAGGGACGTCGATAA
- the rplV gene encoding 50S ribosomal protein L22 yields MSDITSARATARFVRVTPMKARRVIDLVRGKSVEEALAILKYAPQAASEPVAKVVQSAAANAENNFGLDRRTLVISEAYADEGPTMRRFRPRAQGRAFQIRKRTSHITVVVESQKAGA; encoded by the coding sequence ATGAGCGATATCACATCCGCACGCGCGACTGCCCGCTTCGTTCGCGTAACCCCTATGAAGGCACGCCGTGTAATCGACTTGGTTCGCGGTAAGTCCGTTGAGGAAGCACTGGCAATCTTGAAGTACGCCCCACAGGCTGCTTCCGAGCCAGTAGCCAAGGTCGTTCAGTCCGCAGCTGCTAACGCTGAGAACAACTTCGGCCTTGACCGTCGCACCCTGGTTATCTCCGAGGCTTATGCCGACGAAGGCCCAACCATGCGTCGTTTCCGTCCACGCGCTCAGGGTCGCGCATTCCAGATCCGTAAGCGCACCAGCCACATCACCGTGGTTGTCGAGAGCCAGAAGGCAGGTGCATAA
- the rpsC gene encoding 30S ribosomal protein S3 → MGQKIHPHGLRLGITSDWKSHWFADKNYAEYLAEDIKIREFLTKTLDRAGIADIVIERTRDRVRVDIHTARPGIVIGRRGSEADRLRRELEKLTGKQVALNILEVKNIDANAQLVAQSIAEQLTNRVAFRRAMRKAIQGAMRQPQVKGIKVMCSGRLGGAEMSRTERYHEGRVPLHTLRAEIDYGTYEAHTTFGRIGVKVWIYKGDVVGGRRESEINAPSERRGRGDRNARPRRGGQRRQRAEQKQEG, encoded by the coding sequence GTGGGACAAAAAATCCACCCACACGGCCTCCGATTGGGCATTACTTCCGACTGGAAGTCCCACTGGTTCGCCGATAAGAACTACGCTGAGTACCTCGCAGAAGACATCAAGATCCGCGAGTTCCTCACCAAAACCCTCGACCGTGCAGGTATCGCCGACATCGTGATCGAGCGCACCCGCGACCGCGTCCGCGTCGACATCCACACCGCCCGTCCAGGCATCGTGATCGGCCGTCGTGGTTCTGAGGCTGACCGTTTGCGCCGCGAGCTGGAGAAGCTCACCGGCAAGCAGGTCGCCCTCAACATCCTCGAGGTCAAGAACATTGACGCCAATGCTCAACTGGTGGCACAGTCCATCGCTGAGCAGCTGACCAACCGTGTGGCATTCCGCCGCGCAATGCGCAAGGCAATCCAGGGCGCTATGCGTCAGCCACAGGTCAAGGGCATCAAGGTCATGTGCTCCGGTCGTCTTGGCGGTGCCGAGATGTCCCGCACCGAGCGCTACCACGAGGGTCGCGTTCCTTTGCACACCCTCCGCGCCGAAATCGACTACGGCACCTATGAAGCACACACCACTTTCGGCCGCATCGGCGTGAAGGTGTGGATCTACAAGGGTGACGTCGTTGGTGGCCGTCGCGAGAGCGAAATCAACGCACCATCTGAGCGCCGTGGCCGCGGTGACCGCAACGCACGTCCGCGTCGTGGTGGCCAGCGTCGTCAGCGTGCTGAGCAGAAGCAGGAGGGATAA
- the rplP gene encoding 50S ribosomal protein L16, which yields MLIPKRVKYRRQHRPHRDGVSKGGNRINFGDYAIQALEPAYITNRQIESARIAINRHVKRGGKVWINIFPDRPLTQKPLGVRMGSGKGPVEKWIANVKPGRILFEMSYPNEEMALEALRRAGQKLPCKVRIIKKEDQF from the coding sequence ATGCTTATTCCAAAGCGCGTGAAGTACCGTCGTCAGCACCGTCCACACCGTGACGGCGTATCCAAGGGCGGTAATCGCATCAACTTCGGTGACTACGCAATCCAGGCTCTGGAACCTGCTTACATCACCAACCGTCAGATCGAATCTGCACGTATCGCCATCAACCGCCACGTCAAGCGTGGTGGTAAGGTGTGGATCAACATTTTCCCAGACCGGCCACTTACCCAGAAGCCTCTCGGTGTTCGTATGGGTTCCGGTAAAGGTCCAGTGGAAAAGTGGATCGCTAACGTTAAGCCAGGTCGCATCCTCTTTGAAATGAGCTATCCGAATGAGGAAATGGCGCTTGAGGCACTGCGTCGCGCAGGCCAAAAGCTCCCTTGCAAGGTTCGTATTATCAAGAAGGAGGACCAGTTCTAA
- the rpmC gene encoding 50S ribosomal protein L29: MANGTPAHELRELNAEELNTRLAEAKEELFNLRFQAATGQLTNNRRLRTVKTDIARIYTVIRERELGLSVVPGAEA, from the coding sequence ATGGCTAACGGTACCCCCGCACACGAGCTTCGCGAGCTTAACGCTGAGGAGCTCAACACCCGTCTGGCTGAAGCCAAGGAAGAGCTGTTCAACCTGCGCTTCCAGGCCGCAACCGGCCAGCTGACCAATAACCGTCGCCTGCGCACGGTCAAGACCGACATCGCCCGCATCTACACCGTTATTCGCGAGCGCGAGCTGGGCCTGTCTGTTGTTCCGGGAGCTGAGGCTTAA
- the rpsQ gene encoding 30S ribosomal protein S17, translated as MSEANVNKKKKGARKVRTGYVVSDKMQKTIVVELEDRKQHGLYGKTIRTNSKVKVHDENEIAGIGDLVRIEETRPLSKDKHFRLVEIIEKAR; from the coding sequence ATGAGTGAGGCAAACGTGAACAAGAAGAAAAAGGGCGCACGTAAGGTACGCACCGGCTATGTCGTTTCCGACAAGATGCAGAAGACCATCGTTGTGGAATTGGAAGACCGCAAGCAGCACGGCTTGTACGGTAAGACCATCCGCACCAACTCCAAGGTGAAGGTTCACGACGAGAACGAAATCGCTGGCATCGGCGACCTCGTTCGCATCGAGGAAACCCGCCCATTGAGCAAGGACAAGCACTTCCGTCTCGTTGAGATCATCGAGAAGGCACGCTAA
- a CDS encoding ATP-binding protein: MSRVRNPFKATLGATPPYLAGREQEIEDFKDALFDGPGAHERVSLITGLRGVGKTVLLNAFQDAARAESWWVIAETATPGFTQRIQDAAYRIIQKNFRTHKKTLTGVNIASLGGLQFTETEKYRPNTTLRDVLTNLFTLQAHIDAQIGQEPVGVLITLDELHYNRKEEVIDFGATIQHLVRENCEIAITMAGIPQSVKPLLAADSGQNPVTFLRRANKIALGLVADSDVRTALSSPLASLDFEWEPGALDLAVEICGGYPFMIQLVGQYLFRTRDGNRITLDSVKASGERARHRLGELVHKPSLSDLSPTDQDFLKAMAVDDGPSKMSDIAQRLNVDTQYAGNYRRRLLNAEIISSPRYGYVSFALPYMRQYLTSPTNSAHF; this comes from the coding sequence ATGAGCCGTGTACGCAATCCCTTCAAAGCCACATTGGGAGCAACCCCGCCATACCTTGCTGGTCGTGAACAAGAAATTGAAGACTTCAAGGATGCGCTTTTCGACGGCCCAGGCGCACATGAACGAGTTTCCCTCATCACTGGCCTTCGTGGCGTGGGCAAAACCGTATTGCTTAATGCATTTCAAGATGCAGCACGAGCCGAATCTTGGTGGGTTATCGCCGAGACTGCAACCCCTGGTTTTACCCAACGCATTCAAGATGCAGCGTACCGGATCATCCAAAAGAACTTTCGCACCCACAAGAAAACTCTTACAGGTGTAAACATCGCCTCGCTAGGAGGCTTGCAGTTCACTGAGACAGAGAAATATCGTCCAAATACAACGTTACGGGATGTCCTCACGAATCTTTTCACGCTGCAGGCACATATTGATGCCCAAATTGGACAGGAACCTGTGGGAGTGCTTATCACCTTAGATGAGCTGCACTATAACCGAAAAGAAGAAGTTATTGACTTCGGGGCGACCATTCAGCATTTAGTCCGTGAAAACTGCGAGATTGCCATAACCATGGCAGGCATTCCACAATCCGTGAAACCACTGTTGGCGGCTGATTCTGGGCAAAATCCCGTAACATTCCTACGCCGTGCCAACAAAATTGCACTGGGGCTAGTCGCTGATTCCGATGTTCGCACCGCCCTTTCGTCCCCGCTAGCCTCATTGGATTTCGAATGGGAACCAGGCGCACTAGATCTAGCTGTTGAGATTTGTGGCGGCTACCCATTCATGATTCAGCTGGTAGGCCAATACCTGTTCCGCACTCGGGACGGAAACCGCATAACCTTAGACTCGGTTAAAGCAAGTGGTGAACGCGCCCGCCACCGTCTCGGCGAGCTAGTTCACAAACCTTCCCTTTCAGACCTCTCCCCCACGGATCAAGATTTTCTTAAAGCGATGGCAGTAGACGACGGGCCGTCCAAAATGTCCGATATTGCCCAGCGGCTTAACGTTGACACGCAATATGCAGGCAATTACCGGCGTCGACTTTTAAACGCCGAAATCATCTCAAGCCCCCGCTACGGGTATGTCAGCTTCGCTTTGCCGTATATGCGGCAGTACCTTACATCACCGACCAATTCCGCACACTTTTAA
- a CDS encoding alpha/beta fold hydrolase: MEHSRDCGYNPYSAVTGRSSGVPMWATNLPSFAETHRVVAFDALGDAGMSVQSAPLTSMTNQAEWIDQVMDAVAPMGAHFVGHSFGGATPTAYACTHPERVASLALLEPVFTFAYPPASMMAWVVVASIPGIPDSIRNQALNRIGGAEYNHDDDDTLACMIALGTKHYRAQLPTPSLLTEDTAVALSMPVYVAIASDSSLAGGQKAADKAQQLLDNVTVHTWPNTTHSLPMQVPDELVIHLRKLWDSAK, encoded by the coding sequence GTGGAGCACTCCCGCGACTGCGGATACAACCCCTATAGTGCTGTTACCGGGCGTTCGTCAGGGGTGCCAATGTGGGCAACTAACCTGCCCAGCTTTGCCGAAACCCACCGCGTTGTGGCCTTCGATGCGCTTGGCGACGCTGGCATGTCCGTCCAATCGGCACCACTTACCTCGATGACCAACCAAGCTGAATGGATTGACCAGGTCATGGATGCCGTAGCTCCTATGGGCGCGCACTTCGTTGGCCATTCGTTCGGCGGGGCGACCCCAACCGCATATGCATGCACCCATCCGGAACGCGTCGCCTCTCTTGCACTTCTCGAACCTGTCTTTACTTTCGCATATCCACCTGCATCCATGATGGCTTGGGTAGTTGTGGCATCGATTCCTGGAATACCCGATAGCATTCGCAACCAGGCGCTTAACCGCATCGGCGGTGCCGAATACAACCACGATGACGATGACACCCTGGCGTGTATGATCGCATTAGGGACAAAGCATTACCGTGCGCAACTTCCGACCCCGTCACTGCTAACCGAAGATACGGCGGTGGCGCTTTCTATGCCGGTCTACGTTGCAATAGCCAGCGACAGCTCACTTGCTGGCGGGCAAAAAGCCGCGGATAAGGCTCAACAATTGCTTGATAACGTCACTGTGCATACGTGGCCGAACACAACCCATTCTCTTCCAATGCAGGTGCCCGACGAATTGGTTATCCACTTGCGGAAACTTTGGGATAGCGCGAAGTAG
- a CDS encoding AAA family ATPase has product MKKHVKRNIQEWIMGLLSTFSAVGLTGARQVGKITLASMVGASLNKEMLFLTLDDPEVLNAARTDPRGFVAQAKDRILVIDTDRPSGMFYRY; this is encoded by the coding sequence ATGAAAAAGCACGTAAAGCGTAATATTCAAGAATGGATAATGGGGTTACTTAGCACGTTTTCTGCAGTTGGACTTACAGGTGCCCGGCAGGTAGGTAAAATTACACTTGCTTCAATGGTTGGGGCGTCGCTGAATAAAGAAATGTTGTTTTTAACACTTGATGATCCAGAAGTGCTAAACGCGGCGCGAACCGACCCACGCGGGTTTGTAGCGCAAGCAAAAGATCGGATCTTGGTTATCGATACGGATCGACCTTCGGGGATGTTTTATCGTTACTAG
- a CDS encoding S66 family peptidase: MSVFPKALSVGSHIRVIAPSDSLAPIETGEMGRYLSNLATRRLESLGFRVSFSSYARESGRFEFSSVDKRLHDLHEAFADKSVDGIITVIGGTSSHELLPYLNFDLIADNPKFFCGYSDITALQNAIYARTGVVTYSGPHWSSFGMRDYFETTQASFQQAAMSLNSIEWKPSSWFTDDSWFIEQDNRVTEPTSGWWIINDGCAQGTALGSNLSTFTLLNGTRFLPQLAGSILFAEVTAGSSIVEFRRRLFSVLQQPGGDQLAGLVIGRFQKHSTVTREDIEELVSDIPQLSAIPVVANLDFGHTNPQLTFPIGGQVNLRADSNQNHISLVFTRG; the protein is encoded by the coding sequence ATGTCTGTTTTCCCGAAAGCGCTGTCTGTCGGCAGCCATATTCGTGTGATCGCTCCTTCGGATTCGCTAGCACCAATTGAAACAGGGGAAATGGGTCGATACTTAAGTAATTTGGCCACACGGCGGTTAGAAAGTTTAGGGTTTCGGGTGTCATTTTCCTCATACGCTCGCGAGAGTGGCCGATTTGAATTTTCATCAGTTGACAAGAGACTGCATGATCTGCACGAGGCCTTCGCTGATAAGAGTGTCGATGGAATAATCACGGTCATTGGTGGTACCAGCAGCCACGAGCTACTTCCGTATCTGAATTTCGATCTAATTGCCGACAACCCAAAGTTTTTCTGCGGTTATTCTGACATTACGGCTCTTCAGAACGCGATATATGCGAGAACTGGAGTTGTAACTTACTCTGGCCCGCATTGGTCAAGCTTCGGTATGCGTGATTATTTTGAAACTACTCAAGCATCTTTCCAACAGGCCGCGATGAGCCTTAACTCTATTGAATGGAAACCAAGCAGTTGGTTCACGGATGACTCATGGTTTATCGAACAGGATAACCGCGTCACTGAACCGACTTCGGGCTGGTGGATTATCAATGATGGTTGCGCTCAAGGGACTGCCCTTGGCTCTAATCTGAGTACATTCACGCTTCTAAATGGCACTCGGTTCTTGCCGCAGCTGGCCGGCAGCATCCTCTTCGCCGAAGTTACGGCAGGATCTTCAATCGTGGAATTTCGCAGGCGGCTATTTTCGGTTCTTCAACAGCCGGGTGGGGACCAGCTGGCTGGGCTTGTTATTGGTCGATTCCAGAAACACAGCACAGTCACACGTGAGGATATTGAAGAACTAGTCAGCGACATACCTCAGCTTAGCGCTATTCCAGTTGTTGCGAATCTTGATTTTGGGCACACCAACCCGCAGTTAACCTTTCCTATTGGCGGGCAGGTGAACCTGCGGGCAGACAGTAATCAAAACCATATTTCGCTTGTTTTTACTCGCGGCTAG
- a CDS encoding VOC family protein, whose protein sequence is MARSLHHIELWTTNLNRTYPSFDWLLCLLGWERNDIDGWESGKIWTAPDGTYLVLEQSPEINGEHDRMRAGLNHLALVAASPSVVDAIRIAATQHGFTELFSEKYPHAGGPNHYACYLENSGGFEFEIVAGHGLHGFDGH, encoded by the coding sequence ATGGCTCGTTCGCTCCACCACATTGAATTATGGACCACAAACCTTAATCGCACGTACCCAAGTTTCGATTGGTTATTGTGCTTATTAGGGTGGGAACGTAACGATATAGATGGATGGGAGTCAGGAAAAATATGGACAGCACCCGACGGCACATACCTAGTGCTTGAACAATCCCCCGAAATCAATGGCGAACATGATCGCATGCGCGCTGGCCTTAATCACCTCGCACTGGTTGCGGCCAGCCCTTCAGTTGTCGACGCCATTCGAATCGCCGCAACCCAACATGGATTTACCGAATTATTTTCAGAGAAATACCCTCACGCCGGAGGGCCCAACCACTACGCGTGTTATCTTGAGAATTCCGGAGGCTTCGAATTTGAAATTGTTGCTGGGCACGGATTGCATGGTTTCGATGGACACTAG
- a CDS encoding DUF6138 family protein produces MPGNDQDQLSFDDCTDPMVIDIFTSVLEQLRLGHLDHGDITTEHPTSIHYKDFRIPVRKLLTFALHTMDVGSITTANEWDMVDKLRELVGWNTISGPIRNWLTRHLTKPYFPASQNPYAVSTWHPKPEVDLTEVPHELLEFACAVAVADIRYSSPSSRQYAEMLLSQATALGSDTPYRLFETGSGDLPENVASSAGDGWYGQANDVSGIISVTVTQEDPRAYRAVLEYLIHVVSCPLFPNSYSIDFTGPTKNYLPIPYLETNSIDQLFQCAAHYPELFDIIADYARTAMREYEWYLGLEDHNRAMPGTFAVFALGLYDATAAALVNDYMELCDDERQEVHALFVAAAIDRNGYNATTIEYLVRCLENCPIEPELSEMTDQTPGADALEILNEVEASVDEYLWERIHYSIWGE; encoded by the coding sequence ATGCCGGGAAATGACCAAGACCAGCTCAGTTTCGACGACTGCACGGACCCTATGGTCATCGATATTTTCACCAGTGTGCTGGAACAACTACGGTTGGGTCACCTTGACCACGGTGATATCACCACCGAGCACCCCACATCAATCCACTACAAGGATTTCCGTATTCCTGTACGTAAGCTTTTAACATTCGCGTTACACACCATGGACGTGGGTTCCATTACCACCGCCAACGAATGGGACATGGTGGATAAACTCCGGGAACTGGTTGGGTGGAACACTATTAGCGGGCCTATTCGCAACTGGCTGACACGCCACCTTACAAAACCGTACTTTCCGGCTAGCCAAAACCCCTATGCAGTTTCCACGTGGCACCCCAAGCCCGAGGTGGATCTGACAGAGGTGCCCCACGAACTACTAGAGTTTGCATGTGCTGTTGCGGTAGCTGATATCCGGTACTCTTCCCCCTCCTCACGCCAATACGCAGAAATGCTGTTAAGCCAGGCCACAGCATTGGGCTCTGACACGCCATATCGCCTGTTCGAAACCGGCAGCGGCGATCTGCCTGAGAATGTTGCTTCCTCTGCTGGCGATGGTTGGTATGGGCAGGCAAATGACGTTTCCGGGATTATTTCCGTCACCGTGACACAGGAGGATCCACGCGCGTATCGCGCGGTATTGGAGTACCTGATCCACGTTGTTTCCTGTCCACTTTTCCCCAACAGCTACAGCATCGATTTCACCGGCCCCACCAAGAATTATCTCCCCATTCCATATTTGGAAACCAATAGCATAGATCAGCTTTTCCAGTGCGCCGCGCATTATCCCGAATTATTTGACATCATTGCCGATTACGCACGTACGGCAATGAGAGAATACGAATGGTACTTAGGCTTAGAAGACCACAACCGGGCGATGCCTGGGACGTTCGCAGTTTTTGCACTTGGGCTTTACGACGCCACCGCCGCCGCGCTCGTCAACGACTACATGGAACTTTGCGACGATGAACGCCAAGAAGTGCACGCGTTGTTCGTCGCTGCCGCCATCGATAGAAATGGATATAACGCCACAACAATTGAGTACCTTGTTCGGTGTCTTGAGAATTGTCCGATAGAACCAGAGTTATCTGAAATGACGGACCAAACTCCTGGTGCTGATGCACTTGAGATTCTTAACGAGGTGGAAGCCAGCGTTGACGAATATCTGTGGGAGCGTATTCACTACAGCATTTGGGGTGAATAA